In one Leishmania panamensis strain MHOM/PA/94/PSC-1 chromosome 14 sequence genomic region, the following are encoded:
- a CDS encoding hypothetical protein (TriTrypDB/GeneDB-style sysID: LpmP.14.0220) has protein sequence MVRPITYFPITTEILAENDASFTVPDVPTDAPHLSGIDVGVRRSDWSRGNSASVDRRYSEVVDLRELLTYQFPTLIMSPLPRKNSVSDIETYFSASDAFAAQRHNLQFFLNEIAYMPEVIFFSEWIAPFFLDPRDTFETGTLLRMRAALRDLRLATHPFRECSKRHRSFTEYTANKIAAKSSSLVRSVANFFFSPKNDDHSNGGRISDAHPNGSGSVPVPTSSSSFTYDWTYLPPSAKSDACAWVRVCEQLARRQQALKASARSFEKYLAALAHTRDAQLRVAQSFENYERTLRSSPALDALGSEYHLAVSMLDAVTQKEREYIERKYLNMCLRLSFEANLIDAVLDAVDVVLGQYQFLSSAQLMNTRDRTHEEALLYTQAVSRALLVDYRDRYRLLYEKRMRNLVREQVARPAIECAASVQQVTKGSELLCVVQDASFTEVNLTAGSPADTAV, from the coding sequence ATGGTGCGCCCCATCACGTACTTCCCGATTACCACAGAGATTCTCGCGGAGAACGACGCGAGCTTCACCGTGCCGGATGTCCCGACCGACGCGCCGCATCTTTCCGGCATCGATGTCGGTGTGCGGCGCAGTGACTGGTCTCGCGGCAACTCGGCAAGCGTGGATCGGCGGTACAGTGAGGTGGTCGATCTGCGGGAGCTTCTCACGTACCAATTTCCAACACTCATAATGTCCCCTCTGCCGCGCAAGAACAGCGTTAGCGATATCGAGACTTACTTTAGCGCCTCGGATGCCTTTGCGGCCCAGCGCCACAACCTCCAGTTCTTCCTCAACGAAATCGCGTACATGCCGGAAGTGATCTTCTTCTCTGAATGGATAGCGCCGTTCTTCCTGGACCCGCGTGACACCTTCGAGACCGGCACGCTGCTACGCATGCGGGCAGCCCTGCGcgacctccgcctcgccacACACCCCTTCCGTGAGTGCAGTAAGCGTCACCGCAGCTTCACCGAGTACACCGCAAACAAGATCGCCGCCAAGTCTAGCAGCCTTGTGCGGTCCGTGGCTAACTTCTTCTTTAGCCCCAAGAACGATGACCACTCAAATGGCGGTCGCATCTCCGATGCGCATcccaacggcagcggcagcgtgccggTGCccacgtcgtcctcgtcattCACGTACGACTGGACGTACCTTCCGCCCTCGGCCAAGTCAGATGCCTGTGCTTGGGTTCGGGTGTGTGAGCAACTTGCCCGGCGCCAGCAGGCGCTCAAGGCGTCGGCGCGCTCCTTCGAAAAGTACTtggctgcgctggcgcacaCGAGGGACGCGCAGCTGAGGGTGGCGCAATCGTTCGAGAACTACGAACGTACGTTGCGGTCCAGTCCTGCGCTGGACGCTCTTGGCAGCGAGTACCACCTTGCAGTCAGCATGCTCGACGCCGTGACGCAGAAGGAGCGCGAGTACATAGAGCGCAAGTATCTGAACATGTGCCTACGGCTCAGCTTCGAGGCCAACTTGATTGACGCAGTGTTGGACGCGGTGGATGTGGTGCTGGGTCAGTACCAGTTTCTCTCCAGCGCCCAGCTCATGAATACGCGCGACCGCAcgcacgaggaggcgctgctgtacacCCAAGCTGTGAGTCGCGCACTGCTCGTGGACTATCGTGACCGGTACAGGCTGCTCTACGAAAAGCGCATGCGAAATTTGGTGCGAGAACAGGTGGCCCGACCCGCCATCGAATGTGCCGCCTCTGTCCAGCAGGTCACAAAGGGTTCCGAGTTGTTGTGTGTGGTGCAAGATGCCTCTTTCACCGAAGTGAATCTTACGGCAGGCTCGCCAGCAGACACCGCTGTGTAG
- a CDS encoding hypothetical protein (TriTrypDB/GeneDB-style sysID: LpmP.14.0250) produces the protein MAPKRESDEALLDARINANRLEYPEQSLIFVALITSFQPVYFSHAINGFDWRHAPNLVLYLIITGFTTYMLRQAYVVMVQSEFWGRQRHFAEVSDEKSKVLRRLRLQVAVGYSLFFLNSVFFVVSTCLMAYIFRHSDPRASYILSPTLTAALLWLIAQKNEESRQRRMRLHK, from the coding sequence ATGGCGCCTAAGCGGGAGAGTGACGAGGCCCTCCTCGATGCCCGCATCAACGCGAACCGTCTCGAGTACCCGGAACAGTCTCTGATATTCGTGGCGCTCATCACCTCCTTTCAGCCTGTGTACTTCTCGCATGCCATCAACGGCTTCGACTGGCGTCACGCCCCGAATCTCGTCCTGTACCTCATCATCACCGGCTTTACGACGTACATGCTACGCCAGGCGTACGTTGTGATGGTCCAGAGCGAGTTCTGGGGACGTCAACGCCACTTTGCCGAAGTCTCAGATGAGAAGTCCAAGGTACTGCGTCGTCTGCGCCTACAGGTAGCGGTGGGGTACAGCCTGTTCTTCCTGAACAGCGTCTTCTTCGTGGTGAGCACCTGCTTGATGGCGTACATCTTCCGCCACAGCGACCCCCGCGCCAGTTACATCCTTTCGCCAACGCTGACGGCAGCCCTGTTGTGGCTGATTGCGCAGAAGAACGAGGAGAGCCGCCAGCGTCGCATGCGCCTCCACAAGTAA
- a CDS encoding hypothetical protein (TriTrypDB/GeneDB-style sysID: LpmP.14.0210), producing the protein MYEDAEEHRREEACQHAAASVIQRRWREYQELRGVVPDAARRSMFSSGLLLVAPGAFGGTDEKDGSEENDAHPPLSNGGFDEFAQASQTLEKKRHACVEEYRALLAKRKALLEKNLAYQQLLSRHYAEQRRRNGEDDVTQLTTPDAEAAYWVLVRQVAEERQRVAGRSAALKKDLELQRQRYEPIMEEVALQEQNFQQHIRELAASVRFMRSSRPIPTDAIAQYVEREVVQRSAIRASRVRYFQLKNRLLRLHRAAKGGAASPSSNSAATAATTGQDGEESNAANHHMFLIDFEQLKVENTTLNEKIEERSEEVLKLRSKVTNTIHIATHVREKLDCVRMENAGLRQHVASTDEELGGARDQLAKSKRRRDAHLRANTRMKERMPLVGSRDLLMDYEKRKAVIYDYRTRLVQLTDRHKELTERIKQQESTIISLQHELSHYPK; encoded by the coding sequence ATGTACGAGGATGCTGAGGAGCATCGGCGCGAGGAGGCTTGCCAgcacgccgccgcatctGTGATTCaacggcgatggcgcgagtaccaggagctgcgcggcgtGGTGCCGGATGCTGCGCGGCGTAGCATGTTCAGCAGTGGATTGCTACTCGTCGCCCCTGGCGCGTTTGGCGGCACCGACGAGAAGGACGGAAGCGAAGAGAATGATGCGCACCCGCCGCTGTCCAACGGTGGCTTTGATGAATTTGCGCAGGCATCGCAAAcactggagaagaagcgccaTGCGTGTGTAGAGGAGTACCGCGCTCTCCTGGCGAAGCGcaaggcgctgctcgagAAGAACCTGGCATACCAGCAACTACTATCCCGTCACTacgcggagcagcgccgccgcaacgGCGAGGACGATGTGACGCAGCTCACGACACCCGATGCGGAAGCGGCGTACTGGGTCCTTGTGCGCCAGGTAGcggaagagcggcagcgtgtgGCGGGACGGAGCGCCGCTCTCAAGAAGGATctcgagctgcagcggcagcgctacGAGCCTATCATGGAGGAGGTTGCCCTGCAGGAGCAGAACTTTCAGCAGCACATTCGAGAGTTGGCAGCGAGCGTGCGCTTCATGCGGTCAAGCCGACCAATTCCAACTGACGCGATAGCGCAGTATGTGGAGcgcgaggtggtgcagcgcagcgccatccgaGCCTCTCGTGTGCGCTACTTCCAACTCAAGAACCGCTTGCTGCGACTGCATCGGGCGGCCAAAGGAGGCGCGGCATCGCCATCGTCCAACTccgccgcaacagcagccaccaccggcCAGGACGGTGAAGAGTCGAATGCCGCCAACCACCACATGTTCCTCATCGACTTTGAGCAGCTCAAGGTGGAGAACACAACCCTCAACGAGAAGATCGAGGAGCGCTccgaggaggtgctgaagctgcgcagCAAGGTCACCAACACCATTCACATtgccacacacgtgcgcgagAAGTTAGACTGCGTGCGAATGGAGAACGCGGGGCTGCGTCAGCATGTCGCGAGCACGGATGAGGAGCTCGGCGGTGCGCGTGATCAGCTAGCGAAGTCAAAGCGACGCCGCGacgcgcacctgcgcgccAACACACGGATGAAGGAGCGCATGCCCCTGGTCGGCTCGCGCGATCTATTGATGGACTACGAGAAGCGCAAGGCTGTCATCTACGACTACCGTACCCGCTTAGTGCAGCTGACGGACCGCCACAAGGAGTTAACAGAGCGCATCAAACAGCAGGAGTCCACCATCATCTCCCTCCAGCATGAGCTCAGCCACTACCCAAAGTGA
- a CDS encoding hypothetical protein (TriTrypDB/GeneDB-style sysID: LpmP.14.0240) gives MAVNCIFCKIITGEIPCAKVAETSRAFAFMDINPLSRGHVLVIPKQHAEYLHELDMEGAAEVGVLLAKTSRAVAGSDGSMQYNVLQNNGPLAHQEVPHVHFHIIPKRDGETGLKIRWDTVKAASNELAEDAKRYSEAIERIQ, from the coding sequence atggcCGTCAATTGCATCTTCTGCAAAATCATCACGGGTGAAATTCCCTGCGCGAAGGTCGCCGAGACGTCCAGGGCGTTCGCCTTCATGGACATCAATCCCCTCTCGCGGGGACACGTTCTTGTCATCCCGAAGCAGCACGCAGAGTACCTGCACGAGCTGGACATGGAGGGCGCCGCTGAGGTGGGTGTGCTGCTTGCCAAGACCAGCCGTGCGGTTGCTGGATCGGACGGCTCCATGCAGTACAACGTCCTTCAGAACAACGGCCCCCTGGCCCACCAGGAGGTGCCACATGTCCACTTCCACATCATCCCGAAGAGAGATGGGGAGACAGGGTTGAAAATCCGCTGGGATACGGTCAAGGCAGCGTCCAACGAACTGGCCGAGGACGCGAAGCGGTACAGCGAGGCGATTGAGAGGATCCAATAG
- a CDS encoding hypothetical protein (TriTrypDB/GeneDB-style sysID: LpmP.14.0230), whose translation MDELFGENDDHRQPPLDLTSRAFQPKKYIQRALANVSHSVFEGQLIDKVGVAEAETGEALKQLIRDNLGVFINSKDAMDAVYNSDAELFTGEALEGITTSFKNALNICDSLVQPITDTFLEMQESRKSQDMLDKFFSVLGVPGAIYNSCGAKVAQRRQTAAGNSSSSYVDEDGASREGDTGENLGSSSQEDQSKKASRRAVKRDASGDYNDDGAEEDNEDESDSDEDSSPAAAAAAAAAATAKAHGNLEAPAGSTTAADMYVLGSGEEIHFWCGTPLVRLKDADAWRQHVNHVSNYEVAVLHLRRAMLYLEETYSLIDGTMLAGDDEEPLKTVQVSLAAGDNHSPPGGQGSPAAAVVGAAAGSSKNVSAVGHSVFAYKFSMALLRASLYLCSQLAEELIYANPADTVLIEDTLSMMMDTSIASVKLHHFCAVLQEALGEGDQHEQVLTKLRTQLSSGGTTAEGITLKGGSTAAAVRLEDSSFHTTASLSKLGDNSLSFSPNRTVPEASTDGAVPASAPSVTAPRHSTTAYQHPAQFFISIVQRQQRHLFHSSAASLLRESSGWLWKAQTDAARGLKERQRQQALRHRQCDAADVGEGTMAEVLGGNGASGFGLSSSPFVGASIGSDGGFIGNTNDSFRQDNSFTWLNARGGAGRHQSSAVSRTSGDGDDSGFAPSGSATALSGGNPTDENRRFVGIIPDAYVSRVLDAFNTPESPFPTSTEFRVGALDMDAALVSSCLQIRMHSSSLLSQLFTRADVESAVMAQSSSLNTFALRLCAECVGTLEHVIGSYWGGIATTLHSGVFDFAPEPGSPLHAILTQLLDNTGAQVVAGTGGAATSGSGSGGKRLQPSPSTILTGTHLRSLSHAGEMDDNADVSEDEPAVTGTANRGAAAGDARGRAGGAGVASGSIDHLPRIRFVPTLPHVFHPAAAGVSETSAAQQPTHPKSLRDISVEAVHHMISNAAATLQTLFLAFINRSVMDGFVSTLALYRVSDLHRYGRSERIELHAAILYEVILGQWMHMMNLVSDTMLRLKIVIGDSSSSAIITTGTQVEEVGRLLQELELLRSTSLRCYLHGIGVLSKAYLTALPLLQRHTGTSLDARIRARLSRESVSSNTVHKLLNVLSVAMDRCVPFFVRDTEVFNSVDLFALKSENLRDDADENVVASGRSGGGAGARDAAARRRRVLRQRLGDDASGAARYSGKAASSGPAVLGDGADTVADPISELIAQFHRKLVMESLQDHEELVLALLSHLLLAFVDMLQLKCRTATTDVTLHPAERERCVVECMADTLCLATTLTPILTEHLLTPCFFEVIVRQLPELCATPVDIAAMLHSKQQQYSQVYLSVVEEHCQLAVDAMMNAYLALAQQPITDLVRRQGFVQPLFDWQRVSPHTTAAVRPYIADAIACIAHAHDTLNAIRQPVLGSTATQRLVGHLVRTFLTSFTSDVNVFELSVECSSSFLVYGLTLLEAEAATILRVVDAVVAHVAANPTTNELLSELTIARENLSTLTQTLEDYATSVSEAIVAARSSEGGGASGADIALTLLSRDKRHERRDGMVQAAMRTLDYMLEAINTELEESSLSSAALLQLRSAAAATTEGDGAAGVGLRSNVAERIVLRIERRKEGYELRRARAAVAVQDELQRQDIKKRAAEQQSEQKAAAVASALLEGNTGPADGSDNGTSLLGRRRLPPTSLGPGDDKNGDVDSGEHLTPRTVQESERASLKAAEAAGNVFRLAQDQQEKRRVRRLRKTSTDEGGSTDEAVAAVEVSAGAAKVRPTPAAVPLSLSVPLAGSEVGGKDDDGGKGAEAVTTRNRVSRHERRANRFRRTNAL comes from the coding sequence ATGGATGAGCTCTTTGGGGAGAATGACGATCACCGTCAACCGCCGCTCGATCTCACGAGTCGCGCCTTTCAGCCAAAGAAGTACATCCAGCGCGCCTTGGCCAATGTCTCACACTCGGTGTTCGAAGGTCAGCTCATCGACAAGGTCGGGGTTGCGGAGGCAGAAACCGGGGAGGCTCTCAAGCAGCTCATTCGCGACAACCTCGGTGTGTTTATCAACTCTAAGGATGCCATGGACGCTGTGTACAACTCTGACGCGGAGCTCTTCACCGGCGAGGCCCTCGAAGGCATCACAACCTCTTTCAAGAATGCACTGAACATCTGCGATTCGCTCGTGCAGCCGATTACAGATACCTTTCTAGAGATGCAGGAGAGTCGAAAGAGTCAGGACATGCTGGACAAGTTCTTCAGCGTGCTCGGTGTCCCTGGTGCAATCTACAACAGTTGCGGCGCCAAAGtagcgcagcggcgacagacGGCGGCGGGcaactcctccagctcctaCGTTGACGAAGACGGTGCATCGCGCGAGGGGGACACTGGAGAGAATCTCGGCTCAAGTAGTCAAGAAGACCAGTCGAAGAAGGCGTCTCGCCGAGCTGTCAAGCGAGATGCCTCAGGCGACTACaatgacgacggcgccgaggaAGACAACGAAGAcgagagcgacagcgacgaggacagctcccctgctgctgctgctgctgctgctgctgctgctactgccaAGGCGCACGGCAATCTGGAGGCCCCCGCtggcagcaccactgccgcggaCATGTACGTACTtggcagcggagaggagaTTCACTTCTGGTGCGGCACCCCGCTGGTGCGCCTCAAGGACGCCGACGCATGGCGGCAGCACGTCAATCATGTGTCCAACTACGAGGTGGCCgtgctgcacctgcgccgcgccatGCTCTACCTCGAGGAGACGTACTCCCTCATCGACGGTACGATGCTAGCTGGAGACGATGAGGAGCCGCTGAAGACAGTACAGGTGTCACTTGCAGCAGGAGATAACCACTCCCCGCCTGGCGGGCAAGGcagtcctgcagctgctgtagtgggagcagcagcgggctcGTCAAAGAACGTGAGCGCTGTTGGTCACAGCGTGTTTGCCTACAAGTTCTCCATGGCCCTCCTCCGCGCCTCTCTGTACCTCTGTAGCCAGCTGGCCGAGGAGCTCATCTACGCCAACCCGGCGGACACCGTGCTCATCGAGGACACGCTGTCCATGATGATGGACACCAGCATCGCCTCGGTGAAGTTGCACCACTtctgcgctgtgctgcaaGAGGCACTGGGCGAAGGAGACCAACATGAACAAGTTCTGACCaagctgcgcacgcagctgtCCAGTGGTGGGACAACAGCTGAAGGTATCACGCTGAAGGgtggcagcactgctgctgccgtgagGTTAGAGGATTCCAGCTTCCACACCACCGCGTCGCTGAGTAAACTCGGGGATAATTCGCTTAGCTTTTCGCCGAACAGGACCGTGCCGGAAGCTAGCACAGATGGGGCTGTTCCAGCTTCGGCCCCCTCTGTCACTGCGCCGCGACACAGCACAACCGCCTACCAGCACCCCGCGCAGTTTTTTATATCGATtgtgcagcgccagcagaggCATCTCTTCCACTCTAGCGCTGCTAGTCTTTTGCGGGAGTCGAGTGGGTGGCTGTGGAAGGCGCAGACGGACGCGGCGCGCGGCCTGAaggagcgacagcggcagcaagcgCTTCGACACAGGCAGTGCGATGCAGCGGACGTTGGGGAAGGCACGatggcagaggtgctggGCGGGAACGGTGCAAGCGGCTTCGGGTTGTCATCGAGCCCCTTCGTCGGCGCCAGTatcggcagcgacggaggtTTCATCGGCAACACAAACGATTCCTTTCGCCAGGACAACTCCTTTACGTGGCTGAAcgcgcgtggcggcgccgggCGCCACCAGTCGTCTGCGGTCTCGCGGACgagcggcgacggtgacgatTCGGGTTTCGCACCCAGTGGCAGTGCCACGGCACTCAGCGGCGGTAATCCGACGGACGAAAATCGAAGGTTTGTTGGCATCATCCCTGACGCCTACGTGTCGAGGGTGCTGGACGCCTTCAACACGCCGGAGTCGCCCTTCCCCACCAGTACCGAGTTTCGGGTCGGCGCCTTGGACATGGATGCGGCGCTTGTGTCCAGTTGTCTGCAGATTCGTATGCACAGCTCTTCCCTGCTCAGTCAGCTGTTCACGCGCGCTGATGTCGAGTCAGCCGTGATGGCGCAGTCAAGCTCTCTCAACACCTTCGCCCTGCGGTTGTGTGCCGAGTGTGTTGGGACGCTCGAGCACGTGATCGGTTCCTACTGGGGCGGCATCGCGACGACGCTGCACTCTGGAGTGTTCGACTTTGCCCCTGAGCCAGGCTCGCCGCTGCACGCTATCTTGACTCAGCTCTTGGACAACACGGGGGCCCAGGTAGTGGCAGGTACcggtggcgctgcgacgagtggcagcggcagcggcggcaagaGGTTGCAGCCCTCACCATCAACCATCCTCACTGGCACGCACTTACGCTCGCTAAGTCACGCAGGGGAGATGGATGACAACGCCGACGTCTCCGAGGACGAACCCGCCGTGACGGGCACAGCGAAccgcggcgcggctgcagggGATGCGCGAGGGAGAGCAGGGGGCGCCGGCGTGGCGTCCGGGTCCATCGACCATCTGCCGCGCATACGCTTCGTGCCAACGCTACCGCACGTTTTCCAtcctgctgcagccggcGTGTCTGAGACAagcgcggcacagcagcccACTCACCCAAAGAGCCTGCGAGACATCTCGGTGGAGGCGGTTCATCATATGATCAGCAACGCAGCGGCCACGCTTCAGACCCTCTTCCTGGCCTTTATAAACAGGAGCGTCATGGATGGCTTTGTGAGCACCCTGGCACTGTACCGAGTGAGTGACCTGCACCGCTACGGCCGTTCTGAGCGCATCGAGCTGCATGCGGCCATCCTCTACGAAGTCATCCTTGGCCAGTGGATGCACATGATGAACCTCGTCAGTGACACAATGCTGCGGCTAAAGATCGTCATTGGCGACTCCAGCAGTTCTGCCATAATCACGACGGGGacgcaggtggaggaagtTGGTCGCCTGCTGCAGGAACTGGAGCTGCTACGCTCCACATCCCTACGTTGCTACTTGCACGGCATTGGCGTCCTGAGCAAGGCATACTTGACGgcgctcccgctgctgcagcggcacaccggTACGTCACTTGACGCACGCATCCGCGCCCGGCTCAGTCGCGAGTCGGTCTCCTCCAATACGGTCCACAAGCTGCTCAACGTTTTGTCGGTTGCAATGGACCGCTGTGTCCCCTTCTTTGTGCGCGATACGGAGGTCTTCAATAGTGTGGACCTCTTTGCCCTCAAGTCGGAGAACCTgcgcgacgacgccgacgagAACGTGGTGGCGAGCGGAagaagcggcggtggcgccggcgcgcgCGATGCTGCGGCGCGTCGTCGGCGTGTGCTGCGACAGCGTTTGGGCGATGATGCCTCCGGCGCGGCACGGTACAGTGGAAAGGCCGCATCCTCCGGACCGGCCGTTCTCGGGGATGGCGCCGACACCGTCGCGGACCCTATTTCCGAGCTCATCGCGCAGTTCCACAGAAAGTTGGTGATGGAGAGCCTGCAGGACCACGAGGAGCTGGtgctcgccctcctctcgcaCCTCCTGCTCGCCTTCGTTGATATGCTACAGCTGAAGTGCCGCACAGCCACAACAGACGTCACCCTGCACCCCGCTGAGCGCGAGCGGTGCGTCGTCGAGTGCATGGCCGACACGCTCTGCCTCGCCACAACATTAACGCCTATTCTCACAGAGCACCTGCTGACGCCCTGTTTCTTCGAAGTAATCGTGCGCCAGTTGCCGGAGCTGTGCGCGACACCAGTCGATATCGCCGCGATGCTGCACAgtaagcagcagcagtataGTCAAGTTTACCTGTCAGTCGTGGAGGAGCACTGCCAGCTCGCTGTGGACGCCATGATGAACGCATACCTGGCCCTGGCTCAGCAGCCCATCACGGACCTCGTCAGGCGACAGGGCTTTGTGCAGCCGCTCTTTGACTGGCAGCGCGTCTCTCCGCatacaacagcagcagtgcgcccgTACATCGCCGACGCCATTGCGTGCATCGCTCACGCGCATGATACGCTAAACGCGATCCGGCAGCCGGTtctcggcagcaccgccacgcaGCGTCTTGTGGGACACCTTGTGCGCACCTTCCTCACCTCCTTCACCAGCGACGTGAACGTCTTCGAGCTCTCTGTGGAGTGCAGCTCCAGCTTCTTGGTGTATGGCCTGACTCTGCTCGAGGCCGAGGCCGCCACAATCCTGCGCGTCGTGGACGCGGTGGTAGCGCACGTGGCGGCAAACCCCACCACGAATGAGCTGCTTTCGGAGCTGACGATAGCGCGGGAAAATCTAAGTACCCTCACACAGACCCTGGAGGACTACGCCACCTCCGTCAGCGAGGCGATCGTcgccgcacgcagcagcgagggaggtggtgcgagCGGTGCGGACATCGCCCTCACACTGCTGTCACGCGACAAGCGACACGAGCGGCGCGACGGAATGGTGCAGGCAGCGATGCGCACACTGGACTACATGTTAGAGGCTATCAACACGGAGCTAGAAGAGTCGTCGCTGTCAagcgcagcactgctgcagctacgcagcgcggcggcagcaacaaccgagggagacggtgctgcgggCGTTGGCTTGCGCAGTAACGTGGCAGAGCGCATCGTACTGCGCATTGAGCGGCGCAAGGAGGGGTACGAACTCCGCCGCGctcgcgctgccgtggcagtACAAGACGAGCTCCAGCGGCAGGATATTAAGAAGCGGGCGGCTGAGCAGCAGAGTGAacagaaggcggcggcggtggcttcCGCTTTGCTTGAGGGCAACACCGGCCCTGCCGACGGCTCAGACAACGGCACTAGCTTGCTTGGTCGACGCCGATTGCCGCCCACCTCACTCGGCCCCGGCGATGACAAGAACGGCGATGTGGACAGCGGTGAGCACCTCACCCCACGCACCGtgcaggagagcgagagagcgtcATTgaaagcggcagaggcggctgGCAATGTATTCCGGCTTGCCCAGGACCAGCAGGAGAAACGCCGAGTGCGGCGCCTGAGGAAAACCAGCACGGACGAGGGTGGAAGCACAGACGAGGCTGTGGCAGCCGTCGAGGTAAGCGCCGGAGCAGCGAAGGTGAGACCCACACCTGCAGCAGTACCGCTGTCCCTTTCTGTGCCGCTTGCAGGCTCTGAGGTTGGCGGCAAAGATGACGACGGCGGTAAGGGGGCTGAAGCCGTAACCACGCGTAATCGGGTGTCCCGGCATGAGAGGCGTGCCAATCGCTTCCGGCGCACCAACGCTCTTTGA